Proteins co-encoded in one Flavobacteriales bacterium genomic window:
- a CDS encoding 2-C-methyl-D-erythritol 4-phosphate cytidylyltransferase — protein METTIILVAGGSGKRMAASQPKQFLPIHGKSILQHTIEAFHRFDPTFKYIVVLPKEY, from the coding sequence ATGGAAACAACAATTATACTGGTGGCAGGAGGTTCCGGCAAACGCATGGCCGCTTCTCAGCCAAAACAATTTTTACCCATTCATGGAAAATCGATTCTGCAACATACCATAGAAGCTTTTCATCGGTTCGATCCAACGTTTAAATATATCGTTGTTTTACCCAAGGAGTATAT
- the queA gene encoding tRNA preQ1(34) S-adenosylmethionine ribosyltransferase-isomerase QueA, with protein sequence MKLSQFKFKLPPELIATHPTSDRDESRLMVLHRDTQKIEHKKFKDILNYFGDGDIMILNNTKVFPARMYGNKEKTGAKIEVFLLRELNRESLLWDVLVDPARKIRIGNKLYFGEDDSLVAEVIDNTTSRGRTLRFLFDGPYEEFKKTIMSLGETPLPKYIKREVEKEDEERYQTVYAKQEGAVAAPTAGLHFSRELIKRLELKGVNFAELTLHVGLGTFRSVEVEDLTKHKMDSEQVIIPAECADMVNFAKADRKKICAVGTTVMRGIETSVSTDGFLKPFDGWTNKFIFPPYDFSIANSMITNFHTPMSTLLMMVTAFGGYDFVMHAYEEAIKEEYRFYSYGDAMLIL encoded by the coding sequence ATGAAACTCAGTCAGTTTAAATTTAAACTTCCCCCCGAACTAATCGCAACCCACCCTACATCCGACCGTGATGAAAGTCGTTTGATGGTGTTGCACCGCGATACTCAAAAAATTGAGCACAAAAAATTCAAGGACATCCTCAACTATTTTGGCGATGGCGACATCATGATTTTGAACAACACCAAGGTTTTTCCTGCACGTATGTATGGGAATAAAGAAAAAACCGGTGCAAAAATTGAAGTGTTCTTATTGCGCGAACTAAACAGAGAAAGCCTGTTGTGGGACGTATTGGTTGATCCGGCACGAAAAATCCGTATCGGAAACAAACTTTATTTCGGTGAAGATGATTCATTGGTAGCAGAGGTTATTGATAATACTACTTCAAGAGGACGTACACTTCGCTTTTTATTTGATGGTCCGTATGAAGAATTCAAAAAGACCATCATGTCACTTGGTGAAACACCACTTCCAAAGTACATCAAACGTGAAGTGGAAAAAGAAGATGAAGAGCGATATCAAACGGTATATGCAAAACAAGAAGGAGCAGTAGCAGCACCAACTGCCGGACTCCATTTCTCACGAGAATTAATCAAACGTCTGGAACTAAAAGGCGTTAATTTCGCTGAATTAACCTTACACGTTGGATTGGGTACTTTCCGTTCTGTTGAAGTGGAAGATTTAACCAAACACAAGATGGATTCTGAACAGGTTATTATTCCTGCAGAGTGTGCCGATATGGTGAATTTTGCAAAAGCCGACAGAAAAAAAATATGTGCAGTTGGAACTACGGTAATGCGTGGAATTGAAACTTCTGTTTCTACGGATGGCTTTTTAAAACCATTTGACGGATGGACCAACAAATTTATTTTCCCTCCTTATGATTTTAGTATTGCAAATAGCATGATTACTAATTTTCATACGCCAATGAGTACATTGCTAATGATGGTAACTGCTTTTGGAGGATATGATTTTGTAATGCATGCTTACGAAGAAGCGATTAAAGAAGAATACCGGTTTTACAGTTATGGCGATGCCATGCTCATTTTATAA
- the metG gene encoding methionine--tRNA ligase: MSTTQRHTITAALPYANGPLHIGHIAGAYLPADIYARFLKLKGDDVAFICGSDEHGAAITIRAKKEGISPQEIIDKYHSINKKAFEDFGIAFDIFHRTSDPLHHATAQEFFLQLEKNGAFTKESSEQFYDEEHQQFLADRYIIGTCPKCGNENAYGDQCEKCGTSLNPTDLIHPKSTLSGKSPVLRKTEHWYLPMERHENWIREWIEKGTLDGHFHHDPKAWKSHVVGQCKSWIDAGLQPRAMTRDLDWGVKVPIEGADGKVLYVWLDAPIGYISATKQWASDNNKNWEDYWKNPETRLIHFIGKDNIVFHCIIFPILLKAHQGFLLPENVPANEFLNLEGDKISTSRNWAVWLHEYMEDLPGKQDELRYVLGSIAPETKDSEFTWKDYQARVNNELVAIFGNFVNRVLVLIQKYYNGTVPSVNQPIKTEAERELFTAIIPENIIAIEDNIGKYKFREALQSAMNIAREGNKYLADTEPWKLIKTDEERTKEILFNALQLVAKLNIVFRPFLPFTCQKLEKMLESGHNEWKDLQLPVIIESGKQLPEPGLLFEKIEDALIETQSKKLDESRKAYKASTVQAKTQKADVSFDDFSKMDIRVGTIIAAEKVEKANKLLKLKVDTGIDQRTVVSGIAEHYSPEEIIGQQVSILVNLAPRNIRGVESQGMILMAENQEGKLCFVSPSKLGFNPGSEIR, translated from the coding sequence TTGAGTACTACACAACGACACACGATTACCGCAGCTCTACCCTATGCAAACGGTCCTTTACACATCGGACACATCGCCGGGGCCTACCTGCCTGCTGATATTTATGCCCGTTTCTTAAAGTTGAAAGGGGATGATGTTGCATTTATTTGCGGTTCGGACGAACACGGAGCCGCCATCACCATACGTGCCAAAAAAGAAGGGATTAGTCCCCAGGAGATCATCGACAAATATCACTCCATTAACAAAAAGGCATTCGAAGATTTCGGTATTGCATTCGATATTTTTCACCGTACCAGTGATCCGTTGCACCATGCAACTGCGCAGGAATTTTTTCTTCAGCTCGAAAAAAACGGAGCATTTACCAAAGAAAGTTCAGAGCAATTTTACGATGAAGAACATCAGCAATTTCTTGCGGATCGTTATATCATAGGCACATGTCCGAAATGCGGAAATGAAAATGCCTATGGAGATCAATGCGAGAAATGTGGTACATCATTAAATCCAACCGATCTTATTCATCCAAAATCAACCCTTAGTGGAAAATCTCCTGTATTAAGAAAAACGGAACACTGGTATTTACCAATGGAACGTCATGAAAACTGGATACGGGAATGGATTGAAAAAGGAACATTAGACGGACATTTCCATCACGATCCCAAAGCATGGAAGTCGCATGTTGTTGGTCAATGTAAAAGCTGGATCGATGCCGGCTTACAACCCCGCGCCATGACCCGGGATTTAGATTGGGGTGTAAAAGTTCCCATTGAAGGTGCTGATGGAAAAGTGTTGTATGTATGGCTCGATGCTCCAATTGGTTATATCAGCGCAACCAAACAATGGGCAAGCGATAACAATAAGAATTGGGAAGACTACTGGAAAAATCCTGAAACCCGGTTAATTCACTTTATAGGAAAAGACAATATCGTTTTTCATTGTATTATTTTCCCCATATTATTAAAAGCCCATCAGGGATTTTTACTTCCTGAAAATGTCCCGGCCAATGAATTTTTAAATCTTGAAGGAGATAAAATTTCAACCTCCAGAAATTGGGCAGTATGGTTGCACGAATACATGGAAGATCTCCCCGGAAAACAAGATGAACTCCGATATGTTTTAGGATCCATTGCCCCCGAAACCAAAGACAGTGAATTCACCTGGAAAGATTATCAGGCAAGGGTGAACAATGAATTGGTAGCCATTTTCGGAAATTTTGTGAATCGTGTCTTAGTTCTCATTCAGAAATATTACAATGGCACCGTGCCATCGGTAAATCAACCCATAAAAACGGAAGCTGAGCGGGAATTATTTACTGCCATTATTCCGGAAAATATCATTGCCATTGAAGACAATATTGGCAAATACAAGTTCAGAGAAGCGCTGCAATCGGCAATGAATATTGCACGCGAAGGGAATAAATACCTTGCAGATACTGAACCATGGAAACTGATTAAAACAGATGAAGAACGCACGAAAGAAATATTATTTAATGCCCTTCAACTGGTAGCCAAATTGAATATTGTTTTTCGTCCTTTCCTTCCTTTTACATGCCAGAAGCTGGAAAAGATGTTGGAAAGCGGTCATAACGAATGGAAAGATTTGCAACTACCCGTAATTATAGAATCGGGTAAACAACTTCCAGAACCCGGACTATTATTTGAAAAAATTGAGGACGCCTTAATTGAGACTCAATCCAAAAAACTGGATGAAAGTCGCAAAGCATACAAGGCCTCCACAGTTCAGGCTAAAACCCAGAAAGCGGATGTAAGTTTTGATGATTTTTCTAAAATGGACATTCGGGTTGGTACCATCATCGCTGCCGAAAAAGTGGAAAAGGCAAATAAATTATTAAAACTGAAAGTGGATACCGGCATAGATCAACGAACCGTTGTTTCCGGAATCGCTGAACATTATTCTCCGGAAGAGATTATTGGTCAACAAGTTAGTATTCTTGTAAACCTAGCCCCCAGAAATATCCGTGGCGTAGAATCCCAAGGTATGATCTTAATGGCTGAAAATCAAGAAGGTAAATTGTGTTTTGTAAGTCCTTCAAAACTTGGATTTAACCCTGGCTCCGAAATTCGTTAA
- a CDS encoding c-type cytochrome encodes MKSIIFPSVAAVLFFASCGNNALDEKKEKIRKSQEEAQERQADEELLKKAQGIFKALPGDASDELHVLSEEKVNLGYHLYYDTRLSLTGNNSCNSCHDLSKYGVDNLPTSPGDAGKNGDRNSPTVLNAALHTMQFWDGRAKDVEEQAGMPILNPVEMAIPSKDFLVKKLKGVKEYVSMFSAAFPNESDPLTYANIQNAIAAFERKLITPSRFDNFMNGDLTALNKQEKNGLKLFMETGCTTCHNGALLGGNMFQKFGIGIDYRSLTHSVKNDDGRMAVTKVETDKDIFKVPSLRNVEKTAPYFHDGSVASLEKSIEIMAKAELGKELKKEEVMDLVAFLSTLTGTVPAQYTKAPEGIILK; translated from the coding sequence ATGAAATCAATCATTTTCCCTTCGGTCGCCGCAGTTTTATTTTTTGCTTCTTGCGGAAATAATGCGCTGGATGAAAAAAAAGAAAAAATCAGGAAAAGTCAGGAGGAGGCTCAAGAGCGTCAGGCAGATGAAGAGTTGCTAAAAAAGGCACAAGGCATTTTTAAAGCACTACCCGGCGACGCTTCCGACGAGTTGCACGTTTTATCTGAAGAAAAAGTGAATTTAGGTTACCATTTGTATTACGATACCCGCCTCTCGCTAACCGGAAACAATTCCTGTAATTCTTGTCATGATTTATCCAAATACGGAGTGGATAACCTTCCCACATCACCCGGTGATGCAGGAAAAAACGGAGACAGAAATTCGCCCACTGTTTTAAATGCGGCATTACATACCATGCAATTTTGGGATGGCAGAGCAAAAGATGTAGAGGAACAAGCCGGTATGCCCATATTAAATCCGGTTGAAATGGCCATTCCTTCCAAAGATTTTCTGGTAAAAAAATTAAAGGGCGTGAAAGAATATGTTAGCATGTTTTCTGCTGCTTTTCCCAATGAAAGTGATCCTTTAACCTATGCAAATATTCAAAATGCAATTGCTGCCTTTGAACGCAAATTAATTACACCATCCCGCTTCGATAATTTTATGAATGGGGATTTAACTGCATTGAATAAGCAGGAAAAAAACGGACTGAAATTATTTATGGAAACCGGTTGTACTACTTGTCATAATGGTGCTCTACTGGGAGGTAATATGTTTCAGAAATTTGGAATTGGAATCGATTACAGAAGTCTTACCCACAGTGTGAAAAATGATGATGGACGTATGGCTGTAACCAAAGTCGAAACAGATAAGGATATTTTTAAAGTTCCTTCATTAAGGAATGTAGAAAAAACCGCACCTTATTTTCACGACGGCAGTGTTGCTTCATTGGAGAAATCCATCGAAATTATGGCTAAAGCGGAATTGGGCAAAGAGCTGAAAAAAGAAGAAGTGATGGATCTGGTTGCGTTTTTAAGCACACTAACAGGAACTGTTCCGGCTCAATACACCAAAGCTCCGGAGGGAATAATTCTTAAGTAG
- a CDS encoding tetratricopeptide repeat protein, producing MKKPVLFLFLVMLNFISGKIIAQKSEADSLLNVIQNSKEDSLRVKLTFDAVRIFMYEKIDTVPYLLKDMERISAKLKFKRGFAQAYAGYGIYYQYKNDFPKAAKYTKDALKIRTELKDTMAIVDMNNNLGVIYDYLGNYAEATRYHLESMKMAEASKDTFGWSRSLNNLGVILKLQKRYEEALSNFKKSLELRILTKDEYGIASSALNVGTSLLYQKKFSEAEPFLRKALSIGKEIGDIFIISDAAAGIGSMHYDQEHLDSALYYFRQGMEAYELSDDKRGASDVFSQIADIYYKKKDYSQAEGYFSKSFVLAKSVNYKFGMRTAALGLAHCYALISQGEKSVEFMQEYVTLSDSLFSERTTSQLEEMQTKYETDKNREKIKQQQALIESADREVAAQEKARIFLITGIILLLAFLAYAVYGYLQKVKTAKLLETQKKIIELKNKETTDSIQYAKKIQTAILTSEEYWNNISDEHFIFFRPKDIVSGDFYWAYVTPEGESIWTAADCTGHGVPGAFMSMISSSLLNEIVVENKIYSPDEVLNKLRQKIIRSLESQDTEYHQRDGLDIALCRYNPVTRKLSFAGANNAAYILRGSDLIELKADKMPVGKSHGIEHPFSLQEIDIMPGDCVYVFSDGYGDQFGGENGKKFKLSRFKELIQQMAGMPLQRQAMLLETNFQTWKGNFEQLDDVCVIGIRLK from the coding sequence ATGAAAAAACCAGTCCTTTTCCTGTTTCTGGTTATGCTGAATTTTATCAGCGGAAAAATTATTGCCCAAAAAAGTGAGGCGGATAGTTTATTGAACGTTATTCAAAACAGTAAAGAAGACTCTTTAAGGGTTAAACTCACCTTTGATGCGGTCCGAATTTTCATGTATGAAAAAATTGATACGGTTCCCTATTTGTTGAAGGACATGGAACGCATCTCGGCGAAATTAAAATTTAAACGAGGCTTCGCTCAAGCTTACGCAGGTTATGGAATCTATTATCAATACAAAAATGATTTCCCAAAAGCAGCCAAATACACAAAAGATGCATTAAAAATCCGAACTGAATTAAAGGACACCATGGCCATTGTTGATATGAACAACAATCTTGGTGTTATTTATGATTATCTGGGCAATTATGCCGAAGCTACACGCTATCATCTCGAGTCGATGAAAATGGCAGAAGCTTCGAAAGATACCTTTGGCTGGTCGCGTTCGCTTAATAATCTCGGAGTAATTTTAAAACTTCAAAAACGCTATGAAGAGGCCTTAAGCAATTTCAAAAAAAGTCTTGAATTAAGAATTTTAACGAAGGATGAATACGGTATTGCTTCTTCTGCATTAAATGTTGGCACTTCCTTGCTTTACCAGAAGAAATTTTCGGAAGCAGAACCTTTTTTAAGAAAAGCATTATCCATAGGAAAAGAAATTGGCGACATTTTTATCATCAGCGATGCGGCCGCGGGTATCGGCTCCATGCATTACGATCAGGAGCATCTCGATTCTGCTCTCTATTATTTCCGGCAGGGCATGGAGGCTTATGAATTAAGCGATGATAAACGAGGAGCTTCCGACGTGTTCAGCCAAATAGCAGATATCTATTACAAAAAGAAGGATTATTCTCAGGCTGAAGGTTATTTCAGTAAATCATTTGTTTTAGCTAAATCGGTGAATTATAAATTTGGTATGCGCACTGCTGCATTAGGACTAGCCCATTGTTATGCCTTAATATCACAAGGTGAAAAATCGGTTGAGTTTATGCAGGAGTATGTCACACTTTCCGACAGTCTGTTCAGCGAACGAACCACCTCTCAATTAGAGGAAATGCAAACCAAATATGAGACTGATAAAAACCGTGAAAAAATAAAACAACAGCAAGCGCTTATTGAAAGTGCCGACAGAGAAGTTGCCGCCCAGGAAAAAGCACGGATTTTTCTTATTACAGGTATTATCCTATTACTTGCCTTTTTAGCTTACGCTGTTTACGGATACTTACAAAAAGTTAAAACAGCGAAGTTATTGGAGACACAGAAAAAAATTATTGAGCTAAAAAACAAAGAAACGACCGACTCCATCCAATACGCCAAAAAAATTCAAACCGCTATTCTCACCAGTGAGGAATACTGGAATAATATTTCAGATGAACACTTCATCTTTTTTAGACCTAAAGACATCGTTAGCGGCGATTTTTACTGGGCCTATGTTACGCCCGAGGGTGAATCTATCTGGACCGCTGCTGATTGTACCGGCCATGGAGTACCCGGCGCATTTATGTCCATGATTTCTTCCAGTCTACTGAACGAGATTGTGGTTGAAAATAAAATTTATAGTCCGGATGAAGTTTTAAATAAACTCCGCCAGAAAATTATTCGTAGTCTGGAAAGTCAGGACACCGAATACCACCAGCGCGACGGTTTGGATATTGCACTCTGCCGTTATAATCCCGTTACGCGAAAGTTAAGTTTTGCCGGAGCGAATAACGCTGCTTACATTTTAAGAGGATCTGATTTAATTGAATTAAAGGCCGACAAAATGCCGGTAGGAAAATCGCACGGAATAGAACATCCATTCTCACTGCAAGAAATAGATATTATGCCCGGCGATTGCGTGTATGTATTTTCAGATGGATACGGGGATCAATTTGGTGGTGAAAACGGCAAAAAATTTAAGCTATCCCGCTTTAAGGAACTTATTCAACAAATGGCAGGAATGCCACTTCAGCGACAAGCAATGCTGCTTGAAACCAACTTCCAAACCTGGAAAGGAAATTTTGAGCAGCTGGACGACGTTTGTGTGATCGGTATCCGTCTAAAATAA
- a CDS encoding tetratricopeptide repeat protein, with product MKKGFLLLTLSLFCNLFIQAQDAAFYYTKGKEIILSRPDSAFTLFEKAVEFSRKEKNDSLLGLSLHEFGKTCYETSKYVKATESFAEAETIFEKLKRDADLAELDLSRGRLFVKLSDFDQGSKYFVSAQRRFTLLNDYSGQLRAENNIGVMYFEKGDLKRAQSIFFELQKKTPAGDRSQVDLFGNLAIMFFYTEQLDSALLYFRRSLQEHKLNGNTDGVAVNYNNIGHVFNKKGQYDSAMVSFNRSLDLYSSVNNHAGVCLALGGKAQVFHKRKMFDQAMELYRQSFSISQNLGLKFFAENTSLRMANLEAERGNYENAFSLLKTHLSYRDSTQNEKSDRLVEEMQARFSMEKKEAQIDSLRQQQELSDLKIIAQQEEADKKSYLVNGMLIISLLILIMGGVMYSAYRNKRKSNQLLTIRNLEIAQQNKEIKDSIRYAKHIQEAILPPNELIESVFPDSFVFYQPKDIVSGDFYWLEETENQILFATVDCTGHGVPGAFMSIVAFNGLIQAVNVQKLRKPSEILDFLTLHVNTILRQNQENSTVRDGMDITLCALNKKTYTLEYSGANNPLLIGKSNGELLEIAADKQPVGNFSGVNVRPFTNHTLQLEKGDEIFLFSDGFCDQFGGENVQGRHSGGKKFKYSRFKNKIQSILALSPKEQMKVLQSEFELWKGDLEQLDDVCIMGVKL from the coding sequence ATGAAGAAAGGATTTCTTTTACTGACCCTTAGCTTATTTTGCAACCTGTTTATTCAGGCGCAGGATGCTGCCTTTTATTACACAAAGGGGAAAGAAATTATTTTATCCAGACCAGATTCCGCTTTCACCTTATTTGAAAAAGCAGTTGAATTTTCCAGGAAGGAAAAAAACGATTCGCTCCTGGGCTTATCACTCCATGAATTTGGTAAAACCTGCTATGAAACATCCAAATACGTTAAAGCCACTGAATCATTTGCTGAAGCAGAAACCATTTTTGAAAAACTGAAACGTGATGCCGATTTAGCTGAATTGGATTTATCAAGAGGTCGTTTGTTTGTGAAACTTTCCGATTTCGACCAGGGCTCTAAATATTTTGTTTCGGCACAAAGGCGGTTTACTCTTTTAAATGACTATTCCGGTCAACTCCGCGCCGAAAACAACATCGGCGTGATGTATTTTGAAAAGGGCGATTTAAAACGCGCCCAATCCATCTTTTTTGAGCTGCAGAAAAAAACACCGGCGGGAGATCGTTCTCAGGTTGATTTATTCGGAAATCTTGCAATCATGTTCTTCTACACAGAACAACTGGATTCTGCTTTACTCTATTTCAGACGATCGCTTCAGGAACATAAACTCAATGGGAATACCGATGGCGTAGCCGTTAATTACAATAATATCGGTCACGTTTTTAATAAAAAAGGTCAATATGATTCCGCCATGGTTTCATTTAACCGTTCACTCGATCTCTACTCTTCGGTAAATAATCACGCCGGAGTTTGTTTGGCACTAGGCGGTAAAGCGCAGGTTTTTCATAAGCGAAAAATGTTCGATCAGGCCATGGAATTGTACAGGCAATCGTTCTCGATTAGTCAAAACTTAGGATTAAAATTCTTTGCCGAAAACACTTCCTTGCGAATGGCCAATCTCGAGGCAGAACGAGGAAATTATGAAAATGCATTCTCCTTGTTAAAAACACATTTGAGCTATAGAGATTCTACGCAGAATGAAAAAAGCGACCGCTTGGTGGAAGAAATGCAGGCCCGATTTAGCATGGAAAAGAAGGAGGCCCAAATTGATTCGCTTCGTCAACAGCAGGAATTGAGCGATCTCAAAATTATTGCACAACAAGAAGAAGCAGATAAAAAAAGTTATCTCGTAAACGGAATGTTGATCATTTCATTATTGATTCTCATCATGGGGGGCGTGATGTACTCGGCCTACCGGAACAAACGAAAATCGAATCAATTACTGACGATCCGTAACTTGGAAATTGCACAGCAGAATAAAGAGATCAAAGATTCCATCCGTTATGCAAAACACATTCAGGAAGCGATATTGCCACCAAATGAATTGATTGAATCTGTGTTTCCGGATTCCTTTGTGTTTTATCAACCCAAGGACATTGTAAGCGGCGATTTTTACTGGCTGGAAGAAACCGAAAACCAAATTCTTTTTGCAACGGTAGATTGTACCGGACATGGTGTTCCGGGTGCGTTTATGAGCATTGTTGCATTTAATGGATTAATTCAGGCCGTAAACGTACAGAAGCTTAGAAAACCTTCTGAAATATTAGATTTTCTAACCTTGCACGTCAATACCATTCTTCGTCAAAATCAGGAAAATTCAACTGTACGCGATGGGATGGATATTACACTTTGTGCACTTAACAAAAAGACCTATACACTTGAATATTCCGGAGCCAATAATCCACTTCTTATTGGGAAATCGAACGGTGAACTTTTAGAAATTGCTGCCGATAAACAACCAGTTGGAAATTTCTCCGGTGTAAATGTGCGTCCTTTTACCAACCACACCCTTCAATTGGAAAAAGGAGACGAGATTTTCCTTTTTTCAGATGGATTCTGCGATCAGTTTGGCGGAGAAAATGTACAAGGAAGACATAGCGGAGGAAAAAAATTCAAGTACTCTCGTTTTAAAAATAAAATTCAATCCATACTCGCTTTAAGTCCCAAAGAACAAATGAAGGTGTTACAATCGGAATTTGAATTATGGAAAGGTGATCTGGAACAATTGGATGATGTCTGCATAATGGGAGTGAAACTATGA
- a CDS encoding YfiR/HmsC family protein, which produces MKRALLFTLSILSFTLAFSQEENRTARAEFLVRFTKSKFIEWPKSSRRNFDFTILSDSLLFEEVKKLSGKKTIFGKSLNVSLSKSLESVADGVDMLYVHASDGIPMDVLLKKYDKKPVLIVGENYPYHSCMINLLTLNGKTVYEINTSLLEKSGLKALPALIEGQSNDELLWKKNAEEAKQQLEKEKSLLRKNEAELKKAKGLISEMDEIISSTDSALQSTSDTLEQAKNEISQKNEILTKKEHEIQMQEVENSAQRKITIAIVIVLVLVLAFAIFIFVSFRNSKRVNQQLGQLNKQLKKHKDDLFLQKITIEHKNREIEDSINYARRIQDALMPSPHLLRNYFADNFILYLPKSIVSGDFFWFHQTEKQAMVAVVDCTGHGVPGAMMSVIGLKLLNEAVNEKKLIHPSEIVEHIDQGVAEAFRQNAQMNIRDGMDLSIISIDTSTRKLEFAGVYNPLYIVNESGLRELKADKKAIGSITGDFRYTNQTLQLNAGDSIYLFTDGYADQFGGSGGKKFKYAQLRQLLKDNFNRNMTDQEKIIRNTFESWRGQLEQVDDICMVGIRIH; this is translated from the coding sequence ATGAAACGAGCGCTCTTATTTACCCTAAGCATATTGAGTTTTACGCTGGCCTTTTCGCAGGAAGAAAACAGAACAGCCAGGGCAGAATTTTTGGTTCGCTTTACCAAGTCGAAATTCATAGAATGGCCAAAGTCGAGCCGCAGAAATTTCGATTTTACCATTCTTTCCGATAGCCTCTTATTTGAGGAAGTAAAGAAACTATCCGGTAAAAAAACCATATTCGGAAAATCCCTAAATGTCAGTTTATCGAAATCGCTGGAATCGGTAGCGGATGGTGTTGACATGCTCTATGTTCACGCAAGTGATGGAATTCCGATGGATGTCCTATTAAAAAAATACGATAAAAAACCCGTTTTAATTGTAGGTGAAAATTATCCCTACCACAGTTGCATGATTAATTTATTGACGCTAAACGGAAAAACGGTTTATGAAATAAATACTTCTTTACTGGAAAAATCGGGATTAAAAGCTTTGCCTGCGCTCATCGAAGGACAATCGAACGATGAATTGCTCTGGAAGAAAAATGCAGAAGAAGCTAAACAACAATTAGAAAAGGAGAAAAGTCTATTACGAAAAAATGAAGCAGAGCTAAAGAAAGCGAAAGGATTGATTTCTGAAATGGATGAAATCATTTCGAGTACCGACTCTGCCCTACAAAGTACGAGTGACACACTGGAACAAGCCAAAAATGAGATTTCGCAGAAAAATGAAATTCTCACCAAAAAGGAACATGAAATACAAATGCAGGAAGTAGAAAATTCTGCACAACGAAAAATCACGATTGCTATAGTTATCGTATTGGTGTTGGTTCTTGCCTTCGCGATTTTCATTTTTGTTTCATTCAGAAATTCAAAACGAGTGAATCAGCAACTCGGACAATTAAACAAGCAATTGAAAAAACATAAGGACGATCTGTTCCTCCAAAAAATAACGATCGAACACAAGAATCGTGAAATTGAAGACTCGATTAATTATGCACGACGAATTCAGGACGCCCTGATGCCTTCGCCTCATTTATTGCGTAATTATTTTGCAGATAATTTTATTCTCTACCTCCCAAAATCCATTGTAAGCGGCGATTTTTTCTGGTTTCATCAAACCGAAAAACAGGCTATGGTTGCGGTGGTAGATTGTACCGGACATGGCGTACCCGGAGCAATGATGAGTGTTATTGGACTCAAACTCCTTAATGAAGCGGTAAATGAAAAAAAATTAATTCATCCCTCCGAAATTGTAGAACACATTGATCAGGGCGTAGCAGAAGCTTTTCGTCAAAATGCACAAATGAATATTCGCGACGGAATGGATCTTTCCATTATTTCCATTGATACCTCCACCCGAAAACTGGAGTTTGCCGGTGTATATAATCCCCTCTATATTGTTAATGAATCGGGATTACGCGAATTAAAGGCCGACAAAAAAGCGATTGGTTCTATAACCGGTGATTTCCGTTATACCAATCAAACCTTGCAATTAAATGCAGGAGATTCCATCTATCTTTTTACTGATGGATATGCCGATCAATTTGGTGGTAGCGGAGGTAAAAAATTTAAATACGCGCAATTAAGACAGTTACTGAAAGATAATTTTAACCGAAATATGACAGATCAGGAAAAAATTATCCGAAACACGTTCGAATCCTGGCGTGGTCAGTTAGAACAAGTGGATGACATTTGTATGGTTGGCATCCGAATTCATTGA